The following are encoded together in the Malaya genurostris strain Urasoe2022 chromosome 3, Malgen_1.1, whole genome shotgun sequence genome:
- the LOC131436877 gene encoding uncharacterized protein LOC131436877 — protein sequence MSDCGDDIDDDIRTLVAESMDLADEYIAVTVLEELVKTKNSVLKDLESDLEIYARQISNYTNRLQRLELLEQGVLHRLNACSALTKEFDQLTDIYEAKVAQLKVLLDKGITFECSKLLAKDVFQKLHGFSSELDCLQQKLESTTDLINKNENQGVVQTLTHLKRKTSKVMQDMESFLGLNSMHKQTVIGFSNRIYYDEQKMDAMM from the coding sequence ATGAGTGATTGTGGTGATGATATCGACGATGACATCCGAACTCTTGTTGCTGAATCAATGGATCTGGCAGATGAGTACATTGCCGTAACTGTCCTGGAAGAATTGGTCAAAACTAAAAACTCAGTCTTGAAAGACCTGGAAAGTGATTTGGAAATCTACGCACGTCAAATTTCCAACTATACTAACCGATTGCAACGATTAGAATTATTGGAGCAGGGAGTACTTCATCGTTTGAATGCCTGCAGTGCTCTTACAAAAGAGTTCGATCAACTAACAGATATTTATGAGGCTAAAGTCGCCCAATTAAAAGTTCTTCTAGACAAAGGTATAACTTTCGAGTGTTCCAAGTTACTAGCAAAGGATGTTTTCCAAAAGCTTCATGGATTTAGTAGCGAGCTCGACTGTCTTCAGCAGAAACTGGAAAGTACTACGGATCTTATTAACAAAAATGAAAACCAGGGCGTGGTACAAACGCTGACTCATTTGAAGCGTAAAACTTCCAAAGTAATGCAGGATATGGAAAGCTTTCTAGGACTAAACAGTATGCACAAGCAGACGGTGATCGGTTTTTCTAACAGAATCTATTACGACGAGCAGAAGATGGATGCGATGATGTAG
- the LOC131438492 gene encoding exosome complex component RRP4, with the protein MASNVMIRLASDRVNVSLLSGDSNPRLFTPGEVITSQQGFMRGHGTYMEDEDIKSSVAGVMVQVNKLITVKPLKGRYVGEIGDVIVARVTDVQQKRWKVDTNSRLDSVLLLSSVNLPGGELRRRGVEDEQQMRKYLQEGDLISAEVQNVHSDGVLSLHTRSLKYGKLGQGILVKVFPSLVKRRKTHFHNLPCGASIILGNNGFIWISPMVNSEAEGGGGFTQNLEESVSKQDREVISRLRNCILALANCKMLLYDTSILYAYEESLKYEVHELLHQEAMFDIAFLTQHKLRLQE; encoded by the exons ATGGCCTCGAATGTAATGATTCGGTTAGCATCCGACAGGGTGAACGTGTCCTTGCTTTCGGGCGATAGTAATCCACGATTGTTTACACCAGGTGAAGTGATAACATCACAACAAGGATTTATGCG AGGCCATGGTACCTACATGGAAGATGAAGACATCAAATCATCGGTAGCCGGTGTAATGGTTCAGGTTAACAAATTGATCACTGTTAAACCTCTGAAAGGTCGCTACGTCGGTGAAATCGGAGATGTTATAGTGGCTCGTGTTACCGATGTccaacagaaacgttggaaggTGGATACCAACTCTAGGTTGGATTCGGTGCTTCTACTCTCGTCTGTTAATTTGCCAGGTGGCGAACTACGACGTCGGGGCGTCGAAGATGAGCAGCAAATGCGCAAATATCTGCAAGAAGGTGATCTAATTTCCGCAGAAGTCCAAAACGTGCATTCTGATGGAGTGTTGTCGCTGCACACGAGAAGTTTGAAATACGGAAAATTAGGTCAAGGAATTCTTGTAAAAGTCTTTCCTTCCCTGGTCAAACGGAGAAAAACGCATTTCCATAATCTACCTTGCGGTGCATCTATTATTCTGGGAAACAACGGATTTATTTGGATATCTCCAATGGTAAACAGCGAAGCAGAAG GAGGTGGAGGCTTCACTCAAAACTTAGAAGAATCCGTTTCGAAACAGGATCGAGAAGTTATTTCACGATTGAGAAATTGCATTTTGGCATTGGCTAACTGCAAAATGCTTTTGTATGATACAAGTATTTTATATGCGTACGAGGAGTCACTTAAATACGAAGTCCATGAATTACTGCACCAGGAAGCAATGTTTGATATTGCCTTTTTGACACAACATAAACTACGGTTGCAGGAGTGA